The Chitinophagales bacterium genome has a segment encoding these proteins:
- a CDS encoding serine/threonine protein kinase, with protein MLDYTQTSLHFKILKDIGQEGKNSTVHIAHDNQLDTEIVVKKINKSDFKDDSLFFDEAKMLYSSNHPNIAPIQYSCQDEDYIYITMPLFQKGSLNSIIDQRPLTVGEIVKYSIDFLSGLHHIHSKRLLHCDIKPTNILVSDSNDAILTDFGLARYLNEDGLTLIDKFYHFHRAPETIQSNEISHHSDIFQAGLTVYRLCNGNAFFKSQLNKFATKEGTIDENKFLKAIFEGKFPDRSAYLHHIPQTLRNYIRTALQPNPEHRYQNVLDFLNDLAKIEISHNWQMIPLENGCTWQCVKDDKEYNISIIGKDDKTAELKTTKKGLLSAKERQIKDYCVKSTTFEDAYSLVKKALNNNSI; from the coding sequence ATGCTTGATTATACCCAAACATCATTACACTTCAAAATATTAAAAGATATAGGTCAGGAAGGTAAAAACTCAACCGTTCATATTGCTCACGACAACCAGTTAGACACTGAAATAGTAGTTAAGAAAATAAACAAATCTGATTTCAAGGACGATTCTTTATTCTTTGATGAAGCAAAGATGTTGTATAGCTCAAACCATCCCAATATCGCACCAATTCAGTATTCCTGTCAAGATGAAGATTATATTTACATTACAATGCCTTTGTTTCAAAAAGGCTCATTGAACAGCATAATAGATCAAAGACCTCTCACAGTTGGCGAAATAGTTAAATACAGTATTGATTTTTTAAGTGGCTTACATCATATTCATTCAAAACGATTATTGCATTGCGATATTAAACCGACAAACATTTTAGTATCTGATAGTAATGATGCAATCCTTACTGATTTTGGTTTAGCCCGTTACCTAAATGAAGATGGCTTAACCTTGATTGATAAGTTTTATCATTTTCATAGAGCACCCGAAACAATCCAATCAAATGAAATAAGCCATCACAGCGATATTTTTCAAGCTGGTTTAACAGTATATCGCTTATGTAATGGTAATGCCTTTTTTAAAAGCCAACTGAATAAATTTGCAACTAAAGAGGGTACAATTGATGAAAACAAATTCTTGAAAGCAATTTTTGAAGGTAAGTTTCCTGATAGAAGTGCATATTTACATCATATTCCGCAAACCCTTAGAAATTATATTCGAACAGCTTTACAACCCAATCCTGAGCATCGTTATCAAAACGTATTAGATTTTTTAAATGACCTTGCTAAAATTGAAATATCTCACAACTGGCAAATGATTCCATTAGAGAATGGTTGCACTTGGCAATGTGTAAAAGACGATAAAGAGTATAATATTTCTATAATAGGTAAGGATGATAAAACAGCTGAATTAAAAACTACCAAAAAAGGCTTATTGAGTGCAAAGGAACGTCAGATAAAGGATTATTGCGTAAAAAGCACTACATTTGAAGATGCTTATTCGCTTGTTAAGAAAGCATTAAACAATAATTCGATCTAA
- a CDS encoding thermonuclease family protein has protein sequence MKQLDVRGQTTIKTNYEIVKVVDGDGIIAKNIISNKEEEIRFYGIDAPELTPCKKLKQDERETHLSGRFLMELAHQSYEFLRTKAKIGKRITLIQEVGNEQDPYGRTLAYVVLPNGNTLNEIMVKNGFAKPYDKLYCSELPKYQELNLRAKTKKKGLYLLVDRF, from the coding sequence ATGAAGCAATTAGATGTAAGGGGTCAGACCACAATCAAAACCAACTACGAAATAGTAAAAGTTGTAGATGGTGACGGTATAATCGCAAAGAATATAATCTCAAATAAAGAGGAAGAAATACGTTTTTATGGCATTGATGCACCAGAGTTGACCCCTTGCAAAAAACTAAAGCAGGACGAAAGAGAAACTCATTTATCAGGACGTTTCTTGATGGAGCTTGCACACCAGTCTTATGAGTTTTTGAGAACTAAGGCAAAGATTGGAAAGCGGATTACATTAATTCAAGAAGTAGGCAACGAGCAAGACCCATACGGCAGAACTTTGGCTTATGTGGTATTGCCTAACGGCAACACCTTAAACGAAATAATGGTCAAGAACGGCTTTGCAAAGCCTTATGATAAACTTTATTGTTCCGAACTACCAAAGTATCAAGAATTGAATTTGAGGGCTAAAACAAAGAAAAAAGGCTTATATTTGCTCGTAGATAGGTTCTAA
- a CDS encoding VWA domain-containing protein gives MFLDFYLQLKEEGLPVSITEYLNVLEALQQRVVQFDVDEFYYLTKTILIKHEQYLDRFDIIFGNYFHNIAIDDALEQKTIPKDWLDKQINRLFTDEEKAMIEKLGGLEALMKRFEEIYNKQKEKHEGGNTWIGTGGTSPFGHGGFHSEGIKIGGQGSGQGNAVKVWDKREFQNYASDVELNTRNIKMALKQLRILTREGIEDELDLHTTIEKTCKNAGYLDIQMQASKRNKVKVLLFFDVGGSMDPHIEVCEQLFSAAKSEFKHLEFYYFHNCLYERIWKDNYLRYDDKIPTFDVIHKFNKDYRIIFVGDATMSPYEITHQGGSVEHYNDESGAVWLQRMIDKFPNAVWLNPSNEYYWDGIPSLQIIKQIFKDRMFSLTLEGLADAMKALRKNKK, from the coding sequence ATGTTTCTAGATTTCTATTTACAACTCAAAGAAGAAGGACTACCAGTAAGCATTACAGAGTACCTTAATGTACTAGAAGCATTGCAACAACGAGTAGTACAATTTGATGTTGATGAATTTTACTATTTAACCAAAACCATACTCATTAAACACGAACAATATCTTGATAGATTTGATATTATCTTCGGCAATTACTTTCACAATATTGCTATTGACGATGCACTAGAACAAAAAACAATTCCAAAAGATTGGCTCGACAAACAAATCAATAGACTGTTTACCGATGAAGAAAAAGCCATGATTGAAAAATTGGGTGGACTAGAAGCACTAATGAAACGCTTCGAAGAAATTTATAACAAGCAAAAAGAAAAACACGAAGGTGGCAACACTTGGATTGGCACTGGCGGAACTTCTCCTTTTGGTCATGGTGGCTTTCATTCAGAAGGTATTAAAATTGGCGGACAAGGAAGTGGACAAGGCAATGCGGTAAAAGTGTGGGACAAAAGAGAGTTTCAAAATTATGCTTCGGATGTAGAACTCAACACCAGAAATATTAAAATGGCGTTGAAGCAACTACGCATTTTAACTCGCGAAGGCATTGAAGATGAACTCGACTTACATACTACCATCGAAAAAACTTGTAAAAATGCAGGATATTTAGATATTCAAATGCAGGCATCTAAAAGAAATAAAGTAAAAGTACTCTTGTTTTTTGATGTTGGTGGTTCGATGGATCCACACATAGAAGTTTGCGAGCAATTGTTTTCTGCTGCAAAATCCGAGTTTAAACATTTAGAGTTCTACTATTTTCACAATTGTTTGTACGAACGAATTTGGAAAGACAACTATCTACGCTACGATGATAAAATTCCAACTTTCGATGTTATTCATAAATTCAACAAAGACTATAGAATTATTTTTGTAGGAGATGCTACCATGTCGCCTTACGAAATTACACATCAAGGTGGAAGTGTAGAGCACTACAACGATGAAAGTGGTGCAGTTTGGCTACAACGAATGATAGACAAATTTCCAAATGCTGTTTGGTTAAATCCATCTAATGAATATTATTGGGACGGAATTCCATCACTACAAATAATAAAACAAATATTTAAAGATAGAATGTTTTCGCTAACACTCGAAGGATTAGCAGATGCCATGAAAGCACTCCGAAAAAATAAAAAATAA
- a CDS encoding NAD(P)/FAD-dependent oxidoreductase, which translates to MIETDICIIGAGPVGLFTVFEAGLLKMRCHLVDYLPQPGGQLSEIYPKKPIYDIPGFPTVLAQELVDNLMEQAKPFDPTFTLGERVESIDKQEDESFILTTHVGSKIHAKIICIAGGLGVFEPRKPAISNINDYENKGIEYMVLDPEKFRNKKIVIAGGGDSALDWTMFLADIAEELTLVHRGETFRGAPDSVDKCKQLAEDGKINMVLNSNVTHLHGNDALERVSITNKDGEVTDKEVHHFLALFGLSPKLGPIANWGLNIDKNAILVDTRDYSTNIKGIYAIGDINTYDGKLKLILCGFHEAALMCHSASEMISGKKPTLKYTTVNGVNAF; encoded by the coding sequence ATGATAGAAACAGATATTTGCATTATAGGTGCTGGACCAGTTGGTTTATTTACAGTTTTTGAAGCAGGATTGTTAAAAATGAGATGCCATTTAGTAGATTATTTACCACAACCAGGCGGTCAGCTTTCCGAAATTTATCCTAAAAAACCCATTTATGATATACCAGGTTTTCCTACAGTTTTAGCACAAGAGTTGGTAGACAATTTAATGGAACAAGCAAAACCATTTGATCCAACATTTACACTAGGCGAAAGAGTAGAAAGCATAGATAAACAAGAAGATGAATCATTTATACTAACAACACATGTAGGTTCTAAAATACATGCTAAAATAATTTGTATTGCTGGTGGACTAGGTGTGTTTGAGCCAAGAAAACCTGCTATTTCAAATATTAATGATTATGAAAATAAAGGTATTGAGTATATGGTGCTTGATCCTGAGAAATTTAGAAATAAGAAAATTGTAATTGCTGGTGGTGGTGATAGTGCTTTGGATTGGACGATGTTTCTAGCAGATATTGCAGAAGAGTTGACTTTAGTACATCGTGGCGAAACCTTTAGAGGTGCACCAGATAGCGTAGATAAATGTAAACAACTAGCAGAAGATGGAAAAATCAATATGGTATTAAACTCAAATGTTACTCACTTACACGGAAACGATGCTTTAGAACGAGTATCTATCACCAATAAAGATGGAGAAGTTACCGACAAAGAAGTACATCACTTTTTAGCATTGTTTGGTTTAAGTCCAAAACTAGGACCAATTGCTAATTGGGGTTTAAATATTGATAAAAATGCCATTCTTGTAGATACTAGAGATTATAGTACTAACATAAAAGGAATTTATGCTATTGGCGATATTAATACTTACGATGGCAAATTAAAATTAATTTTATGCGGATTTCATGAAGCAGCATTGATGTGTCATAGTGCCTCTGAAATGATAAGCGGAAAAAAACCAACTTTAAAATACACCACCGTAAATGGTGTAAATGCTTTTTAA
- the serC gene encoding 3-phosphoserine/phosphohydroxythreonine transaminase, with the protein MKKHNFGAGPSILPDEVFQQAAQACIEINNSGLSLLEISHRSKIFDDILEETLQLIRELLNISNDYEVLLMQGGANMQFTLVPYNLLAENQTACYLDTGVWSSKSIKEAALFGNINVVASSKDKVYNYIPKNYTINKEANYFHITTNNTIYGTEILEDLSVDIPLVADMSSDIFSRPIDINKYGLIYAGAQKNLGSAGVTMVIIRKDLLQYQPRVKATIFDYDTFAKNNSLYNTPPVFAIYTCLLTLRWLKNLGGLSEMEKRNIAKATLLYQEIDRNPLFNGHAVVQDRSRMNITFTAINESVEKQFLSFVESYNIHGIKGYRTVGGFRASCYNALPIESVAVLVDAMQAFEKSL; encoded by the coding sequence ATGAAAAAACACAATTTTGGAGCAGGACCATCAATACTACCAGATGAAGTATTTCAACAAGCAGCACAAGCGTGTATAGAAATCAACAACAGTGGTTTGTCGCTATTAGAAATATCGCATCGTAGTAAAATATTTGACGATATATTAGAAGAAACACTACAATTAATTAGAGAACTACTCAATATTTCTAATGATTATGAAGTATTGCTGATGCAAGGTGGAGCCAATATGCAATTTACGCTAGTACCTTATAATTTACTAGCAGAAAATCAAACAGCATGTTATTTAGACACAGGCGTTTGGTCTTCAAAATCAATTAAAGAAGCAGCTTTATTTGGAAATATAAATGTAGTAGCAAGTAGCAAAGATAAAGTGTATAATTATATTCCAAAAAATTATACCATAAATAAAGAAGCAAATTACTTCCATATCACTACAAATAATACCATTTACGGAACTGAAATTCTAGAAGACTTATCTGTAGACATTCCTTTAGTTGCCGACATGAGTTCTGACATTTTTAGTAGACCAATCGACATTAATAAATATGGTTTGATTTACGCTGGAGCTCAAAAAAACCTAGGAAGTGCTGGTGTAACTATGGTTATTATTCGCAAAGATTTGCTACAATATCAACCAAGAGTTAAAGCTACCATTTTCGATTACGATACCTTTGCTAAGAATAACTCGTTGTACAATACACCACCAGTTTTTGCTATTTATACTTGCTTGCTTACACTAAGATGGTTAAAAAACTTAGGTGGATTATCTGAAATGGAAAAACGAAATATTGCTAAAGCTACTTTATTGTATCAAGAAATAGATAGAAATCCACTGTTTAACGGACATGCAGTTGTACAAGACAGAAGCAGAATGAATATTACATTTACTGCAATTAATGAAAGTGTAGAAAAACAGTTTTTAAGTTTTGTAGAATCTTATAATATTCATGGAATTAAAGGTTATAGAACAGTAGGCGGATTTAGAGCATCGTGTTACAATGCATTGCCAATAGAAAGTGTAGCTGTACTAGTAGATGCCATGCAAGCGTTTGAAAAATCATTGTAA
- the rimO gene encoding 30S ribosomal protein S12 methylthiotransferase RimO — MKTKSHKKDKVNVITLGCSKNLVDSEVLIAQLQHNEIDTTHQAEEDDANIIIINTCGFIDRAKEESINTILEYTEAKKHGNIDKLYVTGCLSHRYKDELKVEFPEVDDFFGTLELPNILAKFNADYKHELLGERVLTTPNHYTYLKIAEGCNRTCSFCAIPIMRGNHVSKTIEDLIAEAKNLAKQGVKEIMLIAQELTYYGLDIYKKRALADLLYQLNEVDGIEWIRLHYAYPSKFPLDVIDAIKNCSKVCHYLDIPLQHANDNVLKSMQRQITQAETKALIQEIRTAIPDIAIRTTMLVGYPNESEADFEDLCHFVKEMQFERLGVFQYSHEEGTSAYELEDNIPDEVKEERVAMLMQIQQDISYEKNQEKIGKRYKVLIDSIEGDYFIGRTEYDSPEVDNEVLIEAKNNYCRVGDFCTVIIDDATDFDLYGTVVK, encoded by the coding sequence ATGAAAACCAAATCGCACAAAAAAGATAAAGTCAATGTAATAACCTTAGGTTGTTCTAAAAACTTGGTCGATTCTGAAGTACTGATTGCACAGTTACAACACAACGAAATTGATACTACACATCAAGCTGAAGAAGACGATGCCAATATTATTATTATTAATACTTGTGGATTTATAGACAGAGCCAAAGAAGAATCTATCAATACCATACTTGAATATACCGAAGCTAAAAAACATGGCAACATTGATAAACTATATGTAACTGGTTGCTTATCGCATCGATATAAAGACGAATTAAAAGTAGAATTTCCAGAAGTAGACGATTTTTTTGGTACTTTAGAATTACCAAATATCTTAGCAAAATTTAATGCCGATTATAAACACGAATTACTTGGAGAAAGAGTTTTAACTACACCAAATCACTACACTTATTTAAAAATTGCAGAAGGTTGTAATAGAACATGTTCTTTTTGTGCCATTCCAATTATGCGTGGCAATCATGTATCTAAAACCATAGAAGACCTAATTGCAGAAGCCAAAAATTTAGCCAAGCAAGGTGTAAAAGAAATTATGTTAATTGCTCAAGAATTAACTTACTACGGTTTAGACATCTATAAAAAAAGAGCATTGGCAGATTTATTGTATCAATTAAATGAAGTTGATGGTATTGAATGGATTCGTTTGCATTATGCTTATCCTTCTAAATTTCCTTTAGATGTAATTGATGCCATAAAAAATTGTAGTAAAGTGTGTCATTACTTAGATATTCCATTACAACATGCTAACGACAATGTACTAAAGTCTATGCAACGACAAATTACACAAGCAGAAACTAAAGCACTCATTCAAGAAATAAGAACAGCTATTCCAGATATTGCTATTCGTACTACGATGTTGGTTGGTTATCCAAATGAAAGCGAAGCAGATTTTGAAGATTTGTGCCATTTTGTAAAAGAAATGCAATTTGAGCGATTAGGTGTTTTTCAATATTCGCACGAAGAAGGTACAAGTGCTTACGAATTGGAAGACAATATTCCAGACGAAGTAAAAGAAGAACGAGTAGCCATGTTAATGCAAATTCAACAAGATATTTCCTACGAAAAAAATCAAGAGAAGATTGGTAAACGCTATAAAGTTTTAATTGATAGTATAGAAGGCGATTATTTTATAGGAAGAACAGAATACGACTCACCAGAAGTGGATAATGAAGTATTGATTGAAGCTAAAAACAATTATTGTAGAGTAGGCGATTTTTGTACTGTAATCATAGACGATGCTACTGATTTTGATTTATATGGCACAGTAGTTAAATAA
- a CDS encoding DNA primase: MKKKIIVDYKNVPDEVLQALSEKYPFGYNKAIIKFVNAKKELVSAVPIEVNDISYLVKVSSQLQKMVDNIEEDDSDDDFDDVVSKEIPSGVGNDFDDFDQEDDSSSNSYDDDYDDADEEDEDDE, from the coding sequence GTGAAGAAAAAAATTATTGTAGATTACAAGAATGTACCAGATGAGGTACTACAAGCTTTGTCGGAAAAATATCCGTTTGGTTATAACAAAGCAATTATTAAGTTTGTAAATGCTAAAAAAGAGTTAGTCTCTGCTGTACCAATAGAAGTGAATGATATTTCTTATTTGGTTAAAGTTAGCTCTCAGTTACAAAAAATGGTAGATAATATTGAAGAAGATGACAGCGATGATGATTTTGATGATGTAGTGAGTAAAGAAATTCCATCTGGTGTTGGCAATGACTTTGATGATTTTGACCAAGAAGATGATAGCAGTAGCAATAGTTATGATGATGACTATGATGATGCTGATGAAGAAGATGAAGACGACGAGTAA
- a CDS encoding 2Fe-2S iron-sulfur cluster binding domain-containing protein: MESITVFVQDENFEFKPIEIPLGIELSLMEILKGEGYPIEAICGGMALCATCRVEVLNNEEINLFEATDDELCILDTLPCNTGNCRLSCQIKISEQINGLKFRLPQEELV; the protein is encoded by the coding sequence ATGGAGAGTATAACTGTATTTGTTCAAGACGAAAACTTCGAGTTTAAACCAATCGAAATTCCTTTAGGTATAGAGTTGAGTTTAATGGAAATTCTTAAAGGAGAAGGTTATCCAATAGAAGCAATTTGTGGCGGAATGGCCCTTTGTGCTACTTGTAGAGTAGAAGTACTCAATAACGAAGAAATTAATCTTTTTGAAGCAACCGATGACGAATTGTGTATTTTAGATACACTTCCATGTAACACAGGAAACTGTAGGTTGTCTTGTCAAATTAAAATTTCAGAACAAATAAACGGACTAAAATTTAGATTGCCACAAGAAGAGTTGGTATAG
- a CDS encoding MoxR family ATPase gives MKQEFKGTENYIATNELQVAVNAAISLEKPLLIKGEPGTGKTLLAFEVAKALNKKIYSWHIKSTTTAQQGLYEYDAVARLRDSQFGDTKVNEIENYIIKGSMWQAFEAEEQAVLLIDEIDKADIEFPNDLLLELDKMEFFVYELQKNIKAKKRPIVIITSNNEKELPDAFLRRCFFHYIRFPDRATMIDIINVHFNNLEEDLMQEALKLFYGLRDINGLKKKPSTSELVDWIRLLKLGSLNKTDLEKVDYLENDPPYFGSLLKNEQDYDLLKQIKRANTFRKF, from the coding sequence ATGAAACAAGAATTTAAAGGTACCGAAAATTACATTGCTACAAACGAACTTCAAGTAGCAGTAAATGCAGCCATTAGTTTAGAAAAACCATTGTTGATAAAAGGTGAACCTGGCACAGGTAAAACGCTGTTGGCATTTGAAGTTGCTAAGGCACTCAATAAAAAAATATATTCGTGGCATATTAAATCAACTACTACAGCACAACAAGGTTTGTACGAGTATGATGCTGTAGCTCGATTAAGAGATTCTCAGTTTGGCGACACTAAAGTCAATGAGATAGAAAATTATATCATTAAAGGTAGTATGTGGCAAGCATTCGAAGCAGAAGAGCAAGCTGTCCTTTTAATTGATGAAATTGATAAAGCAGATATTGAATTTCCAAACGACTTATTACTAGAGTTAGATAAAATGGAATTTTTTGTATATGAATTACAAAAAAACATTAAAGCGAAAAAACGACCTATTGTAATTATTACTTCAAACAACGAAAAAGAATTACCAGATGCTTTTCTAAGAAGATGTTTTTTTCATTATATCCGTTTTCCAGACAGAGCTACAATGATAGATATTATCAATGTACATTTTAATAATTTAGAAGAAGATTTAATGCAAGAAGCACTTAAATTATTTTATGGTTTAAGAGACATCAACGGATTAAAAAAGAAACCATCCACTAGCGAATTGGTAGATTGGATTAGATTATTAAAATTAGGAAGTCTAAATAAAACAGATTTAGAAAAAGTAGATTACTTAGAAAATGATCCACCTTATTTTGGTTCATTATTAAAAAATGAGCAAGACTACGATTTACTTAAACAAATAAAAAGAGCCAATACATTTAGAAAATTTTAA
- a CDS encoding transposase has protein sequence MFSLLKNGKKKRCWSCSSLDVICWGKQQNKQRFKCKNCGILFTRNRPEQKIKNRFIWFKKWIIERQTYNTLCRDSGYSKDTLQRTFYKILERSPTVKIIKREQVNLRVDGTYFAQFCLIAYQDNLDGYTQLIRFSDGEHFEEIKEDLSNLIHLGIKLESITSDGAKSILKAIKHTDSNIVIQRCLVHIQRMCLLWLTKYPKHIAGQELRKHILLLLKIETQNDKIWWTRELKLWYERHKDYLNEKTINLETRRYWYTHKLLRRSYFSIKRALPNMFHYLENPKIPRTTNGIEGYFSHLKNHLDLHRGLTLKNRINFIKWYVYLSNEK, from the coding sequence ATATTTTCTTTGTTAAAAAATGGCAAAAAAAAGCGATGTTGGAGCTGTAGTAGTTTAGATGTAATATGCTGGGGCAAACAACAAAACAAGCAAAGATTTAAGTGTAAAAACTGTGGCATATTATTCACAAGGAATAGACCAGAACAAAAAATAAAGAACCGATTCATATGGTTCAAGAAATGGATAATAGAAAGACAAACCTACAACACATTATGTAGAGATAGTGGTTATTCAAAAGACACCTTACAAAGAACCTTTTATAAAATTTTAGAGCGTTCGCCCACGGTTAAAATCATAAAAAGAGAACAAGTTAATCTTAGAGTGGACGGTACTTATTTTGCACAGTTCTGTTTAATAGCTTATCAAGATAATCTTGATGGCTATACACAACTTATCCGTTTTTCAGATGGAGAGCATTTTGAAGAGATTAAGGAAGATTTAAGTAATTTAATACACTTAGGCATTAAATTAGAAAGTATTACCTCAGATGGTGCTAAAAGTATATTAAAAGCAATTAAACATACTGACAGTAATATAGTTATACAAAGATGCTTGGTACATATTCAACGAATGTGCTTACTATGGCTTACTAAATACCCTAAACACATAGCAGGACAAGAACTTAGAAAACATATTTTGCTATTACTCAAAATAGAAACACAGAATGATAAAATATGGTGGACAAGAGAGTTAAAGCTATGGTATGAAAGACACAAAGACTATCTTAATGAAAAGACTATTAACTTAGAAACTAGAAGGTATTGGTATACTCATAAACTACTAAGAAGATCCTACTTCTCAATAAAAAGAGCATTGCCTAATATGTTTCACTATTTAGAAAATCCAAAAATACCAAGAACAACAAATGGAATTGAAGGTTATTTTAGCCATCTAAAAAATCATCTTGATTTGCACAGAGGTTTGACTTTAAAAAATAGAATAAATTTCATCAAATGGTATGTGTATTTATCTAATGAAAAATAG
- the ilvD gene encoding dihydroxy-acid dehydratase — MSELNKYSKTITQDPTQPAAQAMLHAIGLTDDDLKKPQVGIASTGWDGNPCNMHLNGLAAGLKGKVNQLGLVGLNFYTIGVSDGISMGTSGMRYSLVSREVIADSIETNAGAQFYDAIISIAGCDKNMPGVIMGMARLNRPSLMVYGGTIAAGIHHGKKIDVVSAFEALGQKFANKISEEEYKEVIHKACPGAGACGGMYTANTMASAIETLGMSLPYSASNPAVSEEKKAELQQAADAIKLLIEKDIKPSDIMTKKAFENAFRMVTVLGGSTNAVMHLIAMAKTIGVDLSLEDFIRLSESTPMLADFRPSGQYVMEDLHKIGGVPAVTKLLLKHGLLHGDCLTVTGKTLAENVANLPDLAEGQDLIHPLDNPIKKTGHIRILFGNLATEGAVAKITGKEGEKFEGTAKCYDTEQQAIDAMQRGEIKAGNVVVIRFVGPKGAPGMPEMLKPTSVLMGEGLGKEVALITDGRFSGGSHGFVVGHVTPEAQNGGNIALVQDGDTIVIDAVNNTIDVLVSDEELQNRRKAWQAPPLKVKRGILYKYAKTVSSASQGCVTDEF; from the coding sequence GTGAGCGAATTAAATAAGTACAGCAAAACCATAACGCAAGATCCAACACAACCAGCTGCTCAAGCAATGTTGCATGCCATTGGACTTACAGACGATGATTTGAAAAAACCACAAGTAGGCATTGCTTCTACAGGTTGGGATGGAAATCCTTGTAATATGCATTTAAACGGATTGGCGGCTGGATTAAAAGGCAAAGTCAATCAATTGGGTTTAGTAGGTTTAAATTTTTATACTATTGGTGTAAGCGACGGAATTTCTATGGGAACTTCTGGTATGCGTTATTCGTTGGTATCAAGAGAAGTTATTGCAGATTCTATTGAAACCAATGCAGGTGCTCAGTTCTACGATGCTATTATTTCTATTGCAGGTTGCGATAAAAATATGCCTGGTGTTATTATGGGCATGGCTCGTTTAAATCGTCCTTCTCTAATGGTCTATGGTGGAACTATTGCTGCTGGAATTCATCATGGTAAAAAAATAGATGTCGTTTCTGCTTTTGAAGCACTCGGACAAAAATTTGCCAATAAAATTTCTGAAGAAGAATATAAAGAAGTCATACATAAAGCTTGTCCTGGTGCTGGTGCTTGTGGTGGTATGTACACAGCAAATACTATGGCATCTGCTATAGAAACGCTAGGAATGAGTTTACCTTATTCTGCTAGTAATCCTGCGGTAAGCGAAGAGAAAAAAGCAGAACTACAACAAGCTGCTGATGCTATTAAATTATTGATTGAAAAAGACATCAAACCTAGTGATATTATGACGAAAAAGGCATTTGAAAATGCTTTTAGAATGGTTACAGTTTTAGGTGGAAGCACCAATGCAGTCATGCACTTAATTGCTATGGCAAAAACAATTGGTGTCGATTTATCGTTAGAGGATTTTATTAGATTGTCTGAATCTACGCCTATGTTGGCAGATTTTAGACCAAGCGGACAGTATGTAATGGAAGATTTACACAAAATTGGTGGTGTTCCTGCAGTTACAAAATTATTGTTGAAACACGGTTTATTACACGGCGATTGTTTAACAGTTACTGGTAAAACACTAGCAGAAAATGTAGCCAATTTACCAGACTTAGCTGAAGGTCAGGATTTAATTCATCCATTAGATAATCCAATTAAAAAAACAGGACATATAAGAATTTTGTTTGGCAACTTAGCAACAGAAGGTGCCGTAGCAAAAATTACAGGCAAAGAAGGTGAGAAATTTGAAGGTACAGCCAAATGCTACGATACAGAACAACAAGCGATAGATGCTATGCAAAGAGGCGAAATTAAAGCAGGTAATGTAGTCGTTATTCGTTTTGTTGGGCCAAAAGGTGCACCAGGAATGCCAGAAATGTTAAAGCCAACTTCGGTTTTAATGGGCGAAGGATTAGGAAAAGAAGTCGCTTTAATTACAGATGGTAGATTTAGTGGTGGTTCGCACGGATTTGTAGTAGGTCATGTTACACCAGAAGCACAAAACGGTGGCAATATAGCTTTAGTTCAAGATGGTGATACTATTGTAATAGATGCAGTAAATAATACCATTGATGTTTTAGTGAGCGATGAAGAACTACAGAACAGAAGAAAAGCATGGCAAGCACCACCATTAAAAGTAAAACGCGGTATTTTATACAAATATGCAAAAACAGTATCCTCAGCATCACAAGGTTGCGTTACCGATGAGTTCTGA